In one window of Frigoriglobus tundricola DNA:
- a CDS encoding DUF998 domain-containing protein: protein MRHDSFGDSITLRALWLGVAIPVLYYGSQAVAAPFFPGFSFFGTTASELGSDRSSDPAIFNVGVMVLGAASLLAAPAFLLAFRRFGVNWLLAGATTLAVAVSGVQALWAGYFPLPDPRHGGHPVFLVFVLALPVLLAASTWGRSDWRGRTYYLANLVLLVAMVPVMSRVTPLDTDAYRGLVQRVFALAIFPPLGVVSYLLIRRLRSTGADSVTGLGAVA, encoded by the coding sequence ATGCGTCACGACTCGTTCGGTGACTCGATCACGTTGCGCGCCCTGTGGCTCGGTGTGGCGATCCCCGTCCTGTACTACGGCAGTCAGGCGGTGGCCGCGCCGTTCTTCCCAGGGTTCAGCTTTTTTGGAACTACTGCGAGCGAGTTGGGGTCCGACCGTTCGAGCGACCCGGCGATCTTCAACGTCGGGGTCATGGTTCTGGGGGCGGCGAGTCTCCTCGCCGCCCCCGCCTTCTTGCTGGCCTTCCGGCGATTCGGTGTGAACTGGCTCCTCGCCGGGGCGACGACACTGGCGGTCGCGGTGAGCGGGGTCCAGGCGCTGTGGGCGGGGTACTTTCCGCTGCCGGACCCGCGGCACGGCGGGCACCCCGTCTTCCTCGTCTTCGTGCTCGCGCTGCCGGTTCTGCTGGCCGCTTCAACGTGGGGCCGTTCGGACTGGCGCGGCCGCACCTATTATCTGGCCAACCTGGTATTGCTCGTCGCGATGGTCCCTGTCATGTCGCGGGTGACGCCGTTGGACACGGACGCCTACCGGGGCCTCGTCCAGCGCGTTTTCGCGCTCGCCATCTTTCCGCCGCTCGGCGTGGTGTCGTATCTGCTGATTCGGCGCTTGCGCTCAACGGGTGCCGATTCGGTGACCGGTCTCGGCGCGGTGGCGTGA
- a CDS encoding WD40 repeat domain-containing protein, with translation MMLIWQAHKARVRHIAFDPGGAELATTAGGSKFVSLWHAATGAPAGRLAGHTSYARAVAYSPDGRFVVSTQNEPAARVWDRATGTVAGVLSVDWGADSAAFRADSQGVAVVTRQGVGVWRCADFAGAHPALPPAARFATHRALQRVLYSPCGRYLIANSYHWLRLFDADGRDELGALDDPHGSAAATQLAFAPDGNTLAVVFGLRVHLFAVPDGAEKRVFRGHTNYIHALGFMPDGRALVSAGADGVVRVWDAATGTQTRSFDWGIGKVCAAAVSPDGTLCAAGSENGQVIVWDVD, from the coding sequence ATGATGCTCATCTGGCAGGCCCACAAGGCGCGCGTCCGGCACATTGCGTTCGACCCGGGCGGGGCCGAACTCGCCACCACCGCCGGCGGCTCGAAGTTCGTATCGCTGTGGCACGCGGCGACCGGCGCACCCGCGGGGCGGCTCGCGGGGCACACGTCGTACGCCCGCGCGGTCGCGTACTCGCCCGACGGCCGGTTCGTCGTCTCCACGCAGAACGAGCCGGCCGCGCGCGTCTGGGACCGCGCGACCGGAACCGTGGCCGGGGTGCTGAGTGTCGACTGGGGCGCCGACAGCGCCGCGTTCCGTGCCGATTCGCAGGGCGTCGCGGTCGTGACGCGGCAGGGCGTCGGCGTGTGGCGGTGCGCCGATTTCGCGGGCGCGCACCCGGCGCTCCCGCCCGCCGCCCGTTTTGCCACGCACCGGGCGCTGCAGCGGGTGCTGTACTCGCCGTGCGGGCGCTACCTGATCGCGAACTCGTACCACTGGCTCCGGCTGTTCGACGCCGACGGGCGCGACGAGCTGGGGGCGCTGGACGACCCTCACGGTTCGGCGGCGGCGACGCAGCTCGCGTTCGCGCCGGACGGGAACACGCTTGCCGTGGTCTTCGGCCTGCGGGTTCACCTGTTCGCGGTCCCGGACGGCGCCGAGAAACGGGTGTTCCGCGGGCACACGAACTACATCCACGCGCTCGGCTTCATGCCCGACGGGCGCGCGCTGGTGTCGGCGGGCGCGGACGGCGTGGTGCGCGTGTGGGACGCGGCCACCGGGACCCAAACGCGGTCCTTCGACTGGGGCATCGGCAAGGTGTGCGCGGCGGCCGTTTCGCCCGACGGCACGCTGTGCGCCGCCGGGAGCGAGAACGGCCAGGTGATCGTCTGGGACGTGGACTAA
- a CDS encoding WD40 repeat domain-containing protein translates to MLIWQAHKGKIESAAFSPDGQLLATATGGTSAPYLWEPTTGKRARTLAGASGPVKSVCFAPDAPLFAAGTARSICVWDTGTWDLLAELRMEYAFELAFGPGARPTLAASNANTLGLWYDAGREAAGGADHRGPDQRRPGGAGVAALHFSPDGARLAVSTSSVAQVRLTADIPRARTLRDVPTNNRGAVRFAPDGDRLAIAYGKWVEVWPAANEPGPLLKFAAGTGRSPIIWAVNWTADGGTLLTAGNDGFVRTWDAGTGAERRAFNWDIGKLYSAAFAPDGLTCAACGERGQVVVWDVDA, encoded by the coding sequence ATGCTCATCTGGCAGGCCCACAAGGGCAAGATCGAGTCCGCCGCGTTCTCCCCGGACGGGCAACTGCTCGCCACCGCGACCGGGGGCACCAGTGCCCCGTACCTCTGGGAGCCGACCACCGGGAAACGCGCCCGGACACTCGCCGGCGCATCGGGGCCGGTGAAGTCCGTGTGCTTCGCCCCGGACGCGCCGCTCTTCGCCGCCGGCACCGCCCGGAGCATCTGCGTGTGGGACACCGGCACGTGGGACCTGCTTGCGGAACTGCGGATGGAGTACGCGTTCGAACTCGCGTTCGGGCCGGGCGCCCGGCCGACGCTCGCCGCGTCCAACGCGAACACGCTCGGCCTCTGGTATGATGCCGGACGGGAAGCCGCCGGCGGGGCGGACCACCGCGGCCCCGATCAGCGGCGCCCGGGGGGGGCCGGCGTTGCGGCGCTGCACTTCTCCCCCGACGGCGCTCGGTTGGCGGTGAGCACCTCGTCCGTCGCCCAGGTGCGGCTCACCGCCGACATCCCCCGCGCGCGGACGCTCCGCGACGTGCCGACCAACAACCGCGGGGCCGTGCGGTTCGCCCCCGACGGGGACCGGCTCGCAATCGCGTACGGGAAATGGGTGGAGGTGTGGCCGGCGGCGAACGAGCCGGGACCGCTGCTGAAGTTCGCCGCCGGCACCGGGCGCTCCCCGATCATCTGGGCCGTGAACTGGACCGCCGACGGCGGCACCCTGCTCACCGCCGGCAACGACGGCTTCGTGCGGACCTGGGACGCGGGCACCGGGGCCGAGCGGAGGGCGTTCAACTGGGACATCGGCAAGCTGTACAGTGCCGCGTTCGCGCCCGACGGCCTCACGTGTGCCGCGTGCGGCGAAAGGGGGCAGGTGGTCGTCTGGGACGTGGACGCGTGA
- a CDS encoding WD40 repeat domain-containing protein produces MRAWKPHGGKVQALAFSPDGRTLATAGGTSRFVWLWDVLTGESLAKLDRHTGSVVAVEFSPDGRHLASLERGGRVLVWDTEAPVHTVAQLDPPGERYVRLLAFAPGGERLVAAGDLDVVWWDRPTAPTVAPRSPSGREGREGRSRVGCIGYVPDGSRFLIGANDLELWQTDLSTPYAFIRPTRQTGIHAFAVSPDAGRVALALKNAVPVYRLGERTREVTLHWGRSPVHAVAFARDGRALCTAGADGTVRVWDAGTWQETRRFDWGIGKVRVVAFSPDGLTCAAGGENGQVVLWDVDE; encoded by the coding sequence GCGACCGCCGGCGGGACGTCGCGCTTCGTGTGGCTCTGGGACGTCCTCACCGGCGAGTCGCTCGCCAAACTGGACCGTCACACCGGCTCCGTGGTGGCGGTCGAGTTCAGCCCGGACGGGCGGCACCTCGCCTCGCTCGAGCGCGGCGGCCGCGTGCTGGTGTGGGACACCGAAGCCCCCGTCCACACCGTCGCGCAACTGGACCCGCCCGGCGAGCGGTACGTCCGGCTCCTCGCGTTCGCGCCCGGCGGCGAGCGCCTCGTCGCGGCCGGCGATCTCGACGTGGTGTGGTGGGACCGGCCGACCGCGCCGACGGTCGCACCGCGGTCCCCGTCCGGGCGGGAGGGCCGCGAGGGGCGGTCGCGGGTCGGGTGCATCGGGTACGTGCCGGACGGGTCGCGGTTCCTCATCGGCGCGAACGATCTGGAGCTGTGGCAGACCGACCTGAGTACGCCCTACGCGTTCATCCGCCCGACCCGGCAGACCGGGATTCACGCGTTCGCCGTCTCCCCGGACGCCGGGCGCGTCGCGCTGGCGCTGAAGAACGCCGTTCCCGTGTACCGGCTCGGGGAGCGCACGCGCGAGGTGACGCTGCACTGGGGGCGGAGCCCGGTTCACGCGGTGGCGTTCGCCCGCGACGGGCGGGCGCTGTGTACCGCCGGCGCGGACGGCACGGTGCGCGTGTGGGACGCCGGCACGTGGCAGGAGACGCGGCGCTTCGACTGGGGCATCGGGAAGGTGCGAGTGGTCGCGTTCTCGCCCGACGGCCTCACCTGTGCCGCCGGCGGCGAAAACGGGCAAGTGGTGCTGTGGGACGTGGACGAGTGA